A portion of the Aythya fuligula isolate bAytFul2 chromosome 10, bAytFul2.pri, whole genome shotgun sequence genome contains these proteins:
- the LOC116492939 gene encoding histone H2A type 2-B: MSGRGKSGGKARAKAKSRSSRAGLQFPVGRVHRLLRKGNYAERVGAGAPVYLAAVLEYLSAEILELAGNAARDNKKTRIIPRHLQLAIRNDEELNKLLGGVTIAQGGVLPNIQAVLLPKKTQSSKK, encoded by the coding sequence ATGTCGGGCCGCGGCAAGTCCGGCGGCAAGGCGCGGGCCAAGGCCAAGTCGCGCTCGTCGCGGGCCGGGCTGCAGTTCCCGGTGGGCCGCGTGCACCGGCTGCTGCGCAAGGGGAACTACGCGGAGCGGGTGGGCGCCGGGGCGCCGGTGTACCTGGCGGCCGTGCTGGAGTACCTCTCGGCCGAGATCCTGGAGCTGGCGGGCAACGCGGCCCGCGACAACAAGAAGACGCGCATCATCCCGCGGCACCTGCAGCTGGCCATCCGCAACGACGAGGAGCTCAACAAGCTGCTGGGCGGCGTGACCATCGCGCAGGGCGGCGTCCTGCCCAACATCcaggccgtgctgctgcccaAGAAGACGCAGAGCTCCAAGAAGTGA
- the HMCES gene encoding abasic site processing protein HMCES, whose product MCGRTACSLGAELLRRACAYRDRRGRQRQPEWVREERYRPSYNKGPQSSSPVLLSRKHLQQDADSSERVLMDMRWGLVPSWFKENDPSKMQFKTSNCRSDTMLSKFSYKGPLLKGKRCVVLADGFYEWQQCGGGKQPYFIYFPQSKDDQAEGEDGDKEWKGWRLLTMAGIFDCWEPPAGGEALYTYTIITVDASKDLSFIHHRMPAILDGEEAIRKWLDFAEVPTQEAVKLIQPTENIVFHPVSTFVNSVRNDTPKCLAPIELGDKKEVKATASSKMMLGWLKNSQEASPKKKENELPRWTSQFIHSPSPKKSSADILQQWLGKEGEPAAKKRKV is encoded by the exons ATGTGCGGCCGCACCGCCTGCTCGCTGGGCGCCGAGCTCCTCCGCCGTGCCTGCGCCTACCGGGACCGGCGGGGCAGGCAGCGGCAACCCGAGTGGGTGCGGGAGGAGCGCTACCGGCCCTCCTACAACAAGGGCCCGCAGTCCAGCAGCCCCGTCCTGCTGTCCCGCAAGCATCTCCAGCAG GATGCGGACTCCTCCGAGCGGGTCCTCATGGACATGCGGTGGGGCCTGGTTCCCTCCTGGTTCAAAGAGAACGACCCCtccaaaatgcagtttaagACCTCCAACTGCCGCAGCGACACCATGCTGAGCAAGTTCTCCTACAAG GGCCCTCTCCTCAAGGGCAAGCGCTGCGTGGTGCTGGCGGATGGCTTCTACGAGTGGCAGCAGTGTGGCGGGGGCAAGCAGCCCTACTTCATTTACTTCCCCCAGAGCAAGGACGACCAG GCCGAGGGGGAAGATGGAGACAAGGAGTGgaagggctggaggctgctcaCCATGGCCGGGATTTTCGACTGCTGGGAGCCGCCGGCGGGAGGAGAAGCACTGTACACCTACACCATCATCACCGTGGATGCCTCCAAGGACCTGAGCTTCATCCACCACAG GATGCCGGCCATCCTGGACGGGGAAGAGGCCATCAGGAAATGGCTGGACTTCGCTGAAGTGCCCACCCAGGAGGCGGTTAAACTCATCCAGCCCACCGAGAACATCGTCTTCCACCCCGTGTCCACCTTTGTCAACAGCGTGCGCAACGACACGCCCAAGTGCCTCGCGCCCATCGAGCTGGGAGACAAGAAG GAGGTCAAAGCCACCGCGAGCAGCAAAATGATGCTGGGCTGGTTAAAAAACTCCCAGGAGGCCTCCcccaagaagaaagaaaatgaattgcCCAGGTGGACGAGCCAGTTCATCCACAGCCCTTCGCCCAAGAAAAGCAGCGCGGATAtcctgcagcagtggctggggaaggagggagagccGGCTGCGAAGAAGCGCAAGGTTTAG
- the LOC116492938 gene encoding histone H1x — protein MSVELEEADLPLTEAEEVPIAADKKAAAKKAKSAGGGGGSSSLSPSKKKKNNKKKNQPGKYSQLVVETIRKLGERNGSSLAKIYNEAKKVAWFDQQNGRTYLKYSIKALVQNDTLLQVKGTGANGSFKLNRKKLEGGGDGGAGSSAHKSHKKAAASASRRAEKKAAAKSKKPEKKSHKKGASSAAAKKDKGKAKKATKKGAASPGGKKVKKSAKPKALKSRKA, from the coding sequence ATGTCGGTGGAGCTGGAAGAAGCCGATCTGCCCCTGACCGAGGCGGAGGAGGTGCCGATCGCGGCCGACAAGAAGGCGGCCGCCAAGAAAGCGAAGAgcgccggcggcggcggcggctcctccTCGCTGTCGCCGTcgaagaagaaaaagaacaacaagaaGAAGAACCAGCCGGGCAAATACAGCCAGCTGGTGGTGGAGACGATCCGCAAGCTGGGCGAGCGTAATGGCTCCTCGCTGGCCAAGATCTACAACGAGGCCAAGAAGGTGGCCTGGTTCGACCAGCAGAACGGCAGGACCTACCTGAAGTACTCCATCAAGGCGCTGGTGCAGAACGACACGCTGCTTCAGGTCAAGGGCACCGGCGCCAACGGCTCCTTCAAGCTCAACAGGAAGAAGCTGGAGGGCGGCGGGGACGGGGGCGCGGGCAGCAGCGCCCACAAGTCCCACAAGAAGGCGGCGGCCTCCGCGTCGCGGCGGGCGGAGAAGAAAGCCGCGGCCAAGAGCAAGAAGCCCGAGAAGAAATCCCACAAGAAGGGAGCGAGCAGCGCGGCGGCGAAGAAGGACAAAGGCAAAGCCAAGAAGGCCACCAAGAAGGGAGCCGCGTCCCCGGGGGGCAAGAAGGTGAAGAAGTCCGCAAAGCCCAAGGCGCTCAAGAGCAGGAAGGCATGA
- the RAB7A gene encoding ras-related protein Rab-7a, whose product MTSRKKVLLKVIILGDSGVGKTSLMNQYVNKKFSNQYKATIGADFLTKEVMVDDRLVTMQIWDTAGQERFQSLGVAFYRGADCCVLVFDVTAPNTFKTLDSWRDEFLIQASPRDPENFPFVVLGNKIDLENRQVTTKRAQAWCYSKNNIPYFETSAKEAINVEQAFQTIARNALKQETEVELYNEFPEPIKLDKNDRVKASAESCSC is encoded by the exons ATGACTTCTAGGAAGAAAGTGTTACTGAAAGTCATCATCCTTGGAGACTCCGG GGTGGGGAAGACATCGCTTATGAACCAGTATGTGAACAAGAAATTCAGTAACCAGTACAAGGCTACGATAGGCGCAGACTTCCTGACAAAAGAAGTCATGGTGGATGACAGGCTAGTGACAATGCAG ATATGGGATACAGCGGGACAAGAACGGTTTCAGTCTCTGGGAGTTGCCTTCTACAGGGGAGCAGactgctgtgtgctggtgtTCGATGTCACGGCCCCTAACACATTCAAAACCCTAGACAGCTGGAGGGATGAATTCCTCATTCAGGCCAGTCCAAGGGATCCTGAGAACTTTCCTTTTGTTGTGCTGGGAAACAAGATTGACCTAGAAAACAGACAA GTCACCACAAAACGGGCGCAAGCCTGGTGCTACAGTAAAAACAACATCCCCTACTTTGAAACCAGTGCCAAGGAGGCCATTAATGTGGAACAAGCTTTCCAGACGATTGCACGAAATGCACTTAAACAG GAAACCGAAGTGGAGCTTTACAATGAATTCCCCGAACCCATCAAACTAGACAAGAATGACCGAGTGAAGGCTTCTGcggagagctgcagctgctga